Proteins encoded together in one Carya illinoinensis cultivar Pawnee chromosome 3, C.illinoinensisPawnee_v1, whole genome shotgun sequence window:
- the LOC122303815 gene encoding glutamate receptor 3.4 isoform X1 — MKRTQLFLILCVWLPMSVMGRSGNAGSVSSSKPSAVNIGALFTVNSVIGRSAKPAILAAIDDVNSDSSVLPEIKLNVILQDTNCSGFLGTVEALQLMEEDVVAAIGPQSSGIAHVISHVVNELHVPLLSFAATDPTLAALQYPYFVRTTQSDYFQMYAIADLVEYYGWREVVAIFVDDDYGRGGISVLGDALEKKRAKISYKAAFTPRASKSEIDDLLVGVNLRESRVYVVHVNPDSGLTVFSVAKSLGMMSAGYVWIATDWLPSLLDSSATADPDTMNLLQGVIALRHHTPDGDLKKSLMSRLNNQKNKDIANFNSYALYAYDSVWLAARALDAYLKEGGNISFSSDPTLHDSNGSRLQLASLRTFDGGQQLLQTILSMNFTGVSGQIQFDSDKNLVHPAYDVLNIGGTGFRKIGYWSNYSHLSVIPPEILYTRPPNTSTASQHVYSVIWPGETAAPPRGWVFPNNGKPLRIGVPNRVGYKQFVAKDNGPPGVRGFCIDVFEAAINLLPYPVPRLYMLYGDGKRNPVFNDLVAEVAADKFDAAVGDITIVTNRTKIVDFTQPYMESGLVVVAPVKQKKSSPWAFLKPFNALMWCVTGAFFLLVGAVVWILEHRINREFRGPPSQQLITIFWFSFSTMFFSHRENTMSTLGRMVLIIWLFVVLIINSSYTASLTSILTVQQLTSRIEGIDTLVSSSEPIGIQDGSFAWNYLIDELNIAESRIVKLKNPDEYSSALRKGPRGGGVAAIVDELPYIELFLSSTNCEFRTVGPEFTKSGWGFAFQRDSPLAVELSTAILQLSENGDLQKIHNKWLTHNECSMQINQVDSTQLSLQSFWGLFLISGVACSIALIVFSFRVLCQYRRFSPEAEQGDVGEIEPAEPRRTIRNPSLKKLFDFVDRKEDEIKEILRRKSGDSKRQATHSSDGQPHSPS; from the exons ATGAAAAGAACAcaacttttcttgattttatgTGTGTGGCTGCCAATGAGTGTAATGGGCAGGTCTGGGAATGCCGGTAGCGTGTCTTCTTCGAAACCAAGTGCCGTGAATATTGGAGCTCTGTTTACTGTGAATTCGGTTATTGGAAGGTCGGCCAAACCAGCAATTTTGGCTGCAATCGATGATGTCAATTCTGATTCGAGCGTCCTTCCTGAAATAAAACTGAACGTCATATTACAGGATACGAATTGCAGCGGATTTCTTGGAACTGTGGAAG CTTTGCAGCTCATGGAAGAGGATGTTGTTGCTGCAATCGGACCACAGTCCTCTGGTATAGCTCATGTCATATCCCATGTCGTTAACGAACTCCATGTGCCACTTCTATCTTTTGCAGCAACAGACCCCACTCTAGCTGCACTTCAATACCCATATTTTGTCCGTACTACGCAGAGTGATTATTTCCAAATGTATGCAATTGCTGATTTGGTTGAATATTATGGATGGAGGGAGGTTGTTGCCATCTTCGTAGATGATGATTATGGCAGAGGTGGAATTTCTGTATTGGGTGATGCCCTGGAAAAGAAACGTGCCAAGATCTCCTACAAAGCTGCCTTTACTCCTCGTGCCTCCAAAAGTGAAATTGATGACTTGCTTGTTGGAGTAAACCTCAGGGAGTCTCGGGTGTATGTCGTGCATGTAAATCCTGACTCTGGTTTGACAGTTTTCTCAGTTGCTAAATCTCTGGGTATGATGAGTGCTGGCTATGTTTGGATTGCAACAGATTGGCTTCCTTCCCTCCTAGATTCATCAGCAACAGCTGATCCTGACACAATGAATCTCCTACAAGGGGTCATTGCTCTTCGTCATCACACCCCAGATGGTGATCTCAAAAAAAGTTTAATGTCTAGGTTgaacaaccaaaaaaataaagatattgcAAACTTCAATTCTTATGCACTCTATGCATATGATTCTGTTTGGTTAGCAGCACGCGCTCTTGATGCTTACTTGAAAGAAGGTGGAAACATATCTTTCTCTAGTGACCCAACATTGCATGATTCAAATGGAAGCAGACTGCAATTAGCATCCCTCCGAACTTTTGATGGAGGTCAACAATTGCTCCAGACAATTCTAAGTATGAACTTTACAGGTGTAAGCGGTCAGATACAATTTGACTCGGACAAAAATTTAGTTCATCCAGCATATGATGTTCTGAACATTGGGGGGACTGGGTTTCGTAAGATTGGCTATTGGTCAAATTATTCTCATCTCTCAGTCATTCCTCCAGAAATCTTATATACTAGGCCTCCCAATACTTCAACTGCCAGTCAACATGTGTACAGTGTAATATGGCCTGGTGAAACTGCAGCACCACCCCGGGGATGGGTATTCCCAAACAATGGTAAGCCACTGCGGATAGGAGTGCCAAACCGAGTAGGTTACAAACAATTTGTGGCCAAAGACAATGGTCCTCCAGGGGTCAGAGGTTTCTGTATTGATGTCTTTGAAGCTGCCATAAACTTGTTGCCTTATCCTGTACCACGCTTGTATATGCTATATGGAGATGGAAAAAGAAATCCTGTTTTCAATGATCTTGTGGCTGAGGTTGCAGCAGAT AAATTTGATGCAGCTGTTGGGGACATTACAATTGTTACAAATAGGACCAAGATTGTGGATTTCACACAGCCTTACATGGAATCAGGACTTGTCGTTGTTGCTCCCGTCAAACAGAAGAAGTCAAGTCCTTGGGCTTTCCTCAAGCCATTTAATGCTCTAATGTGGTGCGTCACTGGTGCCTTCTTTCTTTTGGTTGGAGCTGTTGTTTGGATTCTTGAGCACCGCATCAATCGTGAGTTCCGTGGTCCACCAAGCCAACAACTTATAACAATTTTTTG GTTCAgtttctcaacaatgtttttctCACACC GAGAGAACACAATGAGCACACTGGGTCGAATGGTGCTGATTATATGGTTATTTgtagtattaattataaattcaagCTACACTGCTAGTTTGACATCAATCCTCACAGTGCAGCAGTTAACATCACGGATAGAAGGGATCGACACCTTGGTGTCTAGTAGTGAACCAATTGGAATTCAAGATGGTTCATTTGCATGGAATTACTTAATTGATGAGCTCAACATTGCAGAATCTAGGattgttaaattaaaaaacccaGATGAGTATTCTAGTGCCCTTAGGAAGGGACCAAGAGGTGGAGGAGTAGCTGCCATTGTTGATGAACTTCCTTACATTGAACTCTTCTTGTCCAGCACCAATTGCGAGTTCAGGACTGTGGGGCCAGAGTTCACAAAAAGCGGATGGGGATTT GCTTTCCAAAGGGACTCTCCTCTTGCGGTTGAATTATCAACCGCCATTCTTCAGCTCTCGGAGAATGGTGATCTCCAAAAGATCCATAATAAATGGCTTACACATAATGAGTGCTCCATGCAGATTAACCAAGTTGATTCAACCCAACTGTCTCTGCAGAGCTTCTGGGGCCTGTTCCTTATTAGCGGAGTTGCATGTTCCATTGCTCTTATTGTGTTCTCCTTTAGGGTCCTTTGTCAATACCGCAGGTTTAGCCCCGAGGCTGAGCAAGGGGATGTTGGGGAGATTGAACCAGCAGAGCCTCGTCGTACAATCCGAAATCCAAGCTTAAAAAAACTGTTTGATTTTGTAGATAGGAAAGAAGATGAGATCAAGGAGATTCTTAGGCGGAAGAGTGGTGATAGCAAACGACAAGCTACCCATAGCTCAGATGGGCAGCCCCATTCGCCCTCTTAA
- the LOC122303815 gene encoding glutamate receptor 3.4 isoform X3, producing the protein MKRTQLFLILCVWLPMSVMGRSGNAGSVSSSKPSAVNIGALFTVNSVIGRSAKPAILAAIDDVNSDSSVLPEIKLNVILQDTNCSGFLGTVEALQLMEEDVVAAIGPQSSGIAHVISHVVNELHVPLLSFAATDPTLAALQYPYFVRTTQSDYFQMYAIADLVEYYGWREVVAIFVDDDYGRGGISVLGDALEKKRAKISYKAAFTPRASKSEIDDLLVGVNLRESRVYVVHVNPDSGLTVFSVAKSLGMMSAGYVWIATDWLPSLLDSSATADPDTMNLLQGVIALRHHTPDGDLKKSLMSRLNNQKNKDIANFNSYALYAYDSVWLAARALDAYLKEGGNISFSSDPTLHDSNGSRLQLASLRTFDGGQQLLQTILSMNFTGVSGQIQFDSDKNLVHPAYDVLNIGGTGFRKIGYWSNYSHLSVIPPEILYTRPPNTSTASQHVYSVIWPGETAAPPRGWVFPNNGKPLRIGVPNRVGYKQFVAKDNGPPGVRGFCIDVFEAAINLLPYPVPRLYMLYGDGKRNPVFNDLVAEVAADKFDAAVGDITIVTNRTKIVDFTQPYMESGLVVVAPVKQKKSSPWAFLKPFNALMWCVTGAFFLLVGAVVWILEHRINREFRGPPSQQLITIFWFSFSTMFFSHRENTMSTLGRMVLIIWLFVVLIINSSYTASLTSILTVQQLTSRIEGIDTLVSSSEPIGIQDGSFAWNYLIDELNIAESRIVKLKNPDEYSSALRKGPRGGGVAAIVDELPYIELFLSSTNCEFRTVGPEFTKSGWGFVSTSGFPKGLSSCG; encoded by the exons ATGAAAAGAACAcaacttttcttgattttatgTGTGTGGCTGCCAATGAGTGTAATGGGCAGGTCTGGGAATGCCGGTAGCGTGTCTTCTTCGAAACCAAGTGCCGTGAATATTGGAGCTCTGTTTACTGTGAATTCGGTTATTGGAAGGTCGGCCAAACCAGCAATTTTGGCTGCAATCGATGATGTCAATTCTGATTCGAGCGTCCTTCCTGAAATAAAACTGAACGTCATATTACAGGATACGAATTGCAGCGGATTTCTTGGAACTGTGGAAG CTTTGCAGCTCATGGAAGAGGATGTTGTTGCTGCAATCGGACCACAGTCCTCTGGTATAGCTCATGTCATATCCCATGTCGTTAACGAACTCCATGTGCCACTTCTATCTTTTGCAGCAACAGACCCCACTCTAGCTGCACTTCAATACCCATATTTTGTCCGTACTACGCAGAGTGATTATTTCCAAATGTATGCAATTGCTGATTTGGTTGAATATTATGGATGGAGGGAGGTTGTTGCCATCTTCGTAGATGATGATTATGGCAGAGGTGGAATTTCTGTATTGGGTGATGCCCTGGAAAAGAAACGTGCCAAGATCTCCTACAAAGCTGCCTTTACTCCTCGTGCCTCCAAAAGTGAAATTGATGACTTGCTTGTTGGAGTAAACCTCAGGGAGTCTCGGGTGTATGTCGTGCATGTAAATCCTGACTCTGGTTTGACAGTTTTCTCAGTTGCTAAATCTCTGGGTATGATGAGTGCTGGCTATGTTTGGATTGCAACAGATTGGCTTCCTTCCCTCCTAGATTCATCAGCAACAGCTGATCCTGACACAATGAATCTCCTACAAGGGGTCATTGCTCTTCGTCATCACACCCCAGATGGTGATCTCAAAAAAAGTTTAATGTCTAGGTTgaacaaccaaaaaaataaagatattgcAAACTTCAATTCTTATGCACTCTATGCATATGATTCTGTTTGGTTAGCAGCACGCGCTCTTGATGCTTACTTGAAAGAAGGTGGAAACATATCTTTCTCTAGTGACCCAACATTGCATGATTCAAATGGAAGCAGACTGCAATTAGCATCCCTCCGAACTTTTGATGGAGGTCAACAATTGCTCCAGACAATTCTAAGTATGAACTTTACAGGTGTAAGCGGTCAGATACAATTTGACTCGGACAAAAATTTAGTTCATCCAGCATATGATGTTCTGAACATTGGGGGGACTGGGTTTCGTAAGATTGGCTATTGGTCAAATTATTCTCATCTCTCAGTCATTCCTCCAGAAATCTTATATACTAGGCCTCCCAATACTTCAACTGCCAGTCAACATGTGTACAGTGTAATATGGCCTGGTGAAACTGCAGCACCACCCCGGGGATGGGTATTCCCAAACAATGGTAAGCCACTGCGGATAGGAGTGCCAAACCGAGTAGGTTACAAACAATTTGTGGCCAAAGACAATGGTCCTCCAGGGGTCAGAGGTTTCTGTATTGATGTCTTTGAAGCTGCCATAAACTTGTTGCCTTATCCTGTACCACGCTTGTATATGCTATATGGAGATGGAAAAAGAAATCCTGTTTTCAATGATCTTGTGGCTGAGGTTGCAGCAGAT AAATTTGATGCAGCTGTTGGGGACATTACAATTGTTACAAATAGGACCAAGATTGTGGATTTCACACAGCCTTACATGGAATCAGGACTTGTCGTTGTTGCTCCCGTCAAACAGAAGAAGTCAAGTCCTTGGGCTTTCCTCAAGCCATTTAATGCTCTAATGTGGTGCGTCACTGGTGCCTTCTTTCTTTTGGTTGGAGCTGTTGTTTGGATTCTTGAGCACCGCATCAATCGTGAGTTCCGTGGTCCACCAAGCCAACAACTTATAACAATTTTTTG GTTCAgtttctcaacaatgtttttctCACACC GAGAGAACACAATGAGCACACTGGGTCGAATGGTGCTGATTATATGGTTATTTgtagtattaattataaattcaagCTACACTGCTAGTTTGACATCAATCCTCACAGTGCAGCAGTTAACATCACGGATAGAAGGGATCGACACCTTGGTGTCTAGTAGTGAACCAATTGGAATTCAAGATGGTTCATTTGCATGGAATTACTTAATTGATGAGCTCAACATTGCAGAATCTAGGattgttaaattaaaaaacccaGATGAGTATTCTAGTGCCCTTAGGAAGGGACCAAGAGGTGGAGGAGTAGCTGCCATTGTTGATGAACTTCCTTACATTGAACTCTTCTTGTCCAGCACCAATTGCGAGTTCAGGACTGTGGGGCCAGAGTTCACAAAAAGCGGATGGGGATTTGTAAGTACTTCTG GCTTTCCAAAGGGACTCTCCTCTTGCGGTTGA
- the LOC122303815 gene encoding glutamate receptor 3.4 isoform X2, whose protein sequence is MEEDVVAAIGPQSSGIAHVISHVVNELHVPLLSFAATDPTLAALQYPYFVRTTQSDYFQMYAIADLVEYYGWREVVAIFVDDDYGRGGISVLGDALEKKRAKISYKAAFTPRASKSEIDDLLVGVNLRESRVYVVHVNPDSGLTVFSVAKSLGMMSAGYVWIATDWLPSLLDSSATADPDTMNLLQGVIALRHHTPDGDLKKSLMSRLNNQKNKDIANFNSYALYAYDSVWLAARALDAYLKEGGNISFSSDPTLHDSNGSRLQLASLRTFDGGQQLLQTILSMNFTGVSGQIQFDSDKNLVHPAYDVLNIGGTGFRKIGYWSNYSHLSVIPPEILYTRPPNTSTASQHVYSVIWPGETAAPPRGWVFPNNGKPLRIGVPNRVGYKQFVAKDNGPPGVRGFCIDVFEAAINLLPYPVPRLYMLYGDGKRNPVFNDLVAEVAADKFDAAVGDITIVTNRTKIVDFTQPYMESGLVVVAPVKQKKSSPWAFLKPFNALMWCVTGAFFLLVGAVVWILEHRINREFRGPPSQQLITIFWFSFSTMFFSHRENTMSTLGRMVLIIWLFVVLIINSSYTASLTSILTVQQLTSRIEGIDTLVSSSEPIGIQDGSFAWNYLIDELNIAESRIVKLKNPDEYSSALRKGPRGGGVAAIVDELPYIELFLSSTNCEFRTVGPEFTKSGWGFAFQRDSPLAVELSTAILQLSENGDLQKIHNKWLTHNECSMQINQVDSTQLSLQSFWGLFLISGVACSIALIVFSFRVLCQYRRFSPEAEQGDVGEIEPAEPRRTIRNPSLKKLFDFVDRKEDEIKEILRRKSGDSKRQATHSSDGQPHSPS, encoded by the exons ATGGAAGAGGATGTTGTTGCTGCAATCGGACCACAGTCCTCTGGTATAGCTCATGTCATATCCCATGTCGTTAACGAACTCCATGTGCCACTTCTATCTTTTGCAGCAACAGACCCCACTCTAGCTGCACTTCAATACCCATATTTTGTCCGTACTACGCAGAGTGATTATTTCCAAATGTATGCAATTGCTGATTTGGTTGAATATTATGGATGGAGGGAGGTTGTTGCCATCTTCGTAGATGATGATTATGGCAGAGGTGGAATTTCTGTATTGGGTGATGCCCTGGAAAAGAAACGTGCCAAGATCTCCTACAAAGCTGCCTTTACTCCTCGTGCCTCCAAAAGTGAAATTGATGACTTGCTTGTTGGAGTAAACCTCAGGGAGTCTCGGGTGTATGTCGTGCATGTAAATCCTGACTCTGGTTTGACAGTTTTCTCAGTTGCTAAATCTCTGGGTATGATGAGTGCTGGCTATGTTTGGATTGCAACAGATTGGCTTCCTTCCCTCCTAGATTCATCAGCAACAGCTGATCCTGACACAATGAATCTCCTACAAGGGGTCATTGCTCTTCGTCATCACACCCCAGATGGTGATCTCAAAAAAAGTTTAATGTCTAGGTTgaacaaccaaaaaaataaagatattgcAAACTTCAATTCTTATGCACTCTATGCATATGATTCTGTTTGGTTAGCAGCACGCGCTCTTGATGCTTACTTGAAAGAAGGTGGAAACATATCTTTCTCTAGTGACCCAACATTGCATGATTCAAATGGAAGCAGACTGCAATTAGCATCCCTCCGAACTTTTGATGGAGGTCAACAATTGCTCCAGACAATTCTAAGTATGAACTTTACAGGTGTAAGCGGTCAGATACAATTTGACTCGGACAAAAATTTAGTTCATCCAGCATATGATGTTCTGAACATTGGGGGGACTGGGTTTCGTAAGATTGGCTATTGGTCAAATTATTCTCATCTCTCAGTCATTCCTCCAGAAATCTTATATACTAGGCCTCCCAATACTTCAACTGCCAGTCAACATGTGTACAGTGTAATATGGCCTGGTGAAACTGCAGCACCACCCCGGGGATGGGTATTCCCAAACAATGGTAAGCCACTGCGGATAGGAGTGCCAAACCGAGTAGGTTACAAACAATTTGTGGCCAAAGACAATGGTCCTCCAGGGGTCAGAGGTTTCTGTATTGATGTCTTTGAAGCTGCCATAAACTTGTTGCCTTATCCTGTACCACGCTTGTATATGCTATATGGAGATGGAAAAAGAAATCCTGTTTTCAATGATCTTGTGGCTGAGGTTGCAGCAGAT AAATTTGATGCAGCTGTTGGGGACATTACAATTGTTACAAATAGGACCAAGATTGTGGATTTCACACAGCCTTACATGGAATCAGGACTTGTCGTTGTTGCTCCCGTCAAACAGAAGAAGTCAAGTCCTTGGGCTTTCCTCAAGCCATTTAATGCTCTAATGTGGTGCGTCACTGGTGCCTTCTTTCTTTTGGTTGGAGCTGTTGTTTGGATTCTTGAGCACCGCATCAATCGTGAGTTCCGTGGTCCACCAAGCCAACAACTTATAACAATTTTTTG GTTCAgtttctcaacaatgtttttctCACACC GAGAGAACACAATGAGCACACTGGGTCGAATGGTGCTGATTATATGGTTATTTgtagtattaattataaattcaagCTACACTGCTAGTTTGACATCAATCCTCACAGTGCAGCAGTTAACATCACGGATAGAAGGGATCGACACCTTGGTGTCTAGTAGTGAACCAATTGGAATTCAAGATGGTTCATTTGCATGGAATTACTTAATTGATGAGCTCAACATTGCAGAATCTAGGattgttaaattaaaaaacccaGATGAGTATTCTAGTGCCCTTAGGAAGGGACCAAGAGGTGGAGGAGTAGCTGCCATTGTTGATGAACTTCCTTACATTGAACTCTTCTTGTCCAGCACCAATTGCGAGTTCAGGACTGTGGGGCCAGAGTTCACAAAAAGCGGATGGGGATTT GCTTTCCAAAGGGACTCTCCTCTTGCGGTTGAATTATCAACCGCCATTCTTCAGCTCTCGGAGAATGGTGATCTCCAAAAGATCCATAATAAATGGCTTACACATAATGAGTGCTCCATGCAGATTAACCAAGTTGATTCAACCCAACTGTCTCTGCAGAGCTTCTGGGGCCTGTTCCTTATTAGCGGAGTTGCATGTTCCATTGCTCTTATTGTGTTCTCCTTTAGGGTCCTTTGTCAATACCGCAGGTTTAGCCCCGAGGCTGAGCAAGGGGATGTTGGGGAGATTGAACCAGCAGAGCCTCGTCGTACAATCCGAAATCCAAGCTTAAAAAAACTGTTTGATTTTGTAGATAGGAAAGAAGATGAGATCAAGGAGATTCTTAGGCGGAAGAGTGGTGATAGCAAACGACAAGCTACCCATAGCTCAGATGGGCAGCCCCATTCGCCCTCTTAA
- the LOC122303816 gene encoding septum-promoting GTP-binding protein 1-like: MRGRGMRKLYLRFPIFSHGQNRRKRDSPPHLLIKMSQLCRKVVQLGLRRRLRRRMLILRRWFRRLFDRLLMCSLGKRIRYRMLPTAPAMTSPSLGDTPVVVDFTPEELVTPACHNHGVDTSDLVALKISLLGDSQSGKTSFLAKYAGKEAEQAALEKKELNLMDKTLLVGGARISYCIWEVGGGRKSRDHIPAACKDSVAILFMFDLTSRCTLNGVIRWHQEARKWNQTAIPVLVGTKFDDFIQLPIDLQWTIASEARALAKALNATLFFSSATYNINVNKIFKFVTAKLFDLPWTVERNLTMGEPIIDF, encoded by the exons ATGCGAGGACGAGGCATGAGAAAGCTTTACTTACGCTTTCCCATTTTTTCTCATGGCCAAAATAGAAGGAAGAGAGACTCACCGCcacatttattaataaagaTGTCTCAACTTTGTCGTAAAGTTGTTCAGCTCGGCCTTAGGAGGAGACTTCGACGTCGAATGTTGATCCTCCGCCGATGGTTCCGGCGACTTTTCGACCGACTTCTCATGTGTTCCCTTGGGAAACGAATCCGGTACCGCATGTTACCAACTGCCCCGGCTATGACGTCTCCCTCTCTAGGCGACACCCCGGTGGTCGTCGACTTTACGCCGGAGGAGCTCGTAACGCCGGCGTGCCATAACCACGGCGTGGACACCTCGGATTTGGTTGCCTTGAAGATCAGTCTCTTGGGTGATAGCCAAAGTGGAAAGACTAGTTTTCTG GCGAAGTATGCAGGGAAGGAGGCAGAACAAGCAGCACTGGagaagaaagaattaaatttaatggaCAAAACATTATTGGTTGGCGGTGCACGAATTTCCTATTGTATTTGGGAAGTAGGAG GTGGTAGGAAGTCTAGAGATCACATTCCTGCTGCTTGTAAGGACTCAGTGGCAATTTTGTTCATGTTTGATCTAACAAGTCGGTGTACACTAAATGG TGTCATAAGGTGGCATCAAGAAGCAAGGAAATGGAATCAA ACGGCAATTCCTGTTTTAGTTGGAACAAAGTTTGACGACTTCATTCAGCTCCCCATAGATTTGCAATGGACAATTGCAAGTGAG GCAAGAGCATTGGCAAAAGCCCTTAATGCCACCCTGTTTTTCTCAAGTGCAACCTacaacatcaatgttaataaGATCTTCAAATTCGTCACTGCAAAGCTCTTTGACCTGCCATGGACTGTGGAGCGGAATCTGACCATGGGAGAACCCATTATTGATTTTTAG